In Streptomyces sp. SLBN-118, the following are encoded in one genomic region:
- a CDS encoding sensor histidine kinase: MTAPRSPHRDDVLIAVAGFFGGLVLYALGLDTRSGHGVDPRWLLLLPLAVMSGAELLRRSMPNTALAIGCAALLADQFTDGNVATIAMFTDLVYAAVLYGTPAAARRIPAVSMVATAAVTVTALLVFQDAQAVLLGLVFAVVTVAPAWTGVSVRTHRDAAEAARLRAEQTALLAEIDRTQAVTAERARMARELHDMVANHLSAIAIHSTAALSLDDPKTSRDALGVIRENSVDGLAEMRRLIGLLRDSGGGTAPAAAPTLAGVDALLAQAGTNGASSGLEFRLEDAGEAGLALPAPVELAAYRIIQESLTNALKHASPGGVRVALAQREGTLTVEVTSPYGDRPGPRAPGSGAGLVGMRERVALLGGQFESGPVAGGNAGGDGGRIWRVRAELPVDEGNGRA; the protein is encoded by the coding sequence GTGACCGCACCGAGAAGCCCGCACCGCGACGACGTGCTCATCGCCGTGGCCGGATTCTTCGGCGGCCTGGTCCTCTACGCGCTGGGACTGGACACCCGCAGTGGACACGGCGTCGATCCGCGTTGGCTCCTGCTGCTGCCGCTGGCAGTGATGAGCGGGGCGGAGCTGCTGCGCCGGAGCATGCCGAACACCGCGCTGGCCATCGGCTGCGCGGCGCTGCTCGCCGACCAGTTCACCGACGGGAACGTCGCCACGATCGCGATGTTCACGGATCTCGTCTACGCGGCCGTGCTGTACGGCACGCCCGCAGCCGCACGCCGCATCCCCGCCGTGTCCATGGTGGCGACGGCCGCTGTCACGGTCACCGCGCTCCTCGTCTTCCAGGACGCGCAGGCCGTTCTGCTGGGCCTGGTCTTCGCGGTGGTCACCGTGGCCCCGGCGTGGACGGGCGTGAGCGTACGCACCCATCGCGACGCCGCCGAAGCGGCGCGCCTGCGTGCCGAGCAGACGGCCCTCCTCGCCGAGATCGACCGCACGCAGGCGGTCACCGCCGAGCGCGCCCGGATGGCCCGCGAGCTGCACGACATGGTCGCCAACCATCTCTCGGCGATCGCGATCCACTCCACCGCCGCGCTCTCCCTCGACGATCCGAAGACCTCGCGCGACGCACTCGGGGTGATCCGCGAGAACAGTGTCGACGGGCTCGCGGAGATGCGCCGCCTGATCGGACTGCTGCGGGACAGTGGTGGCGGCACGGCTCCGGCGGCCGCCCCGACACTGGCCGGTGTGGACGCGCTGCTCGCCCAGGCGGGCACCAACGGGGCCTCCAGCGGTCTGGAGTTCAGGCTGGAGGACGCCGGCGAGGCGGGCCTCGCGCTGCCCGCGCCGGTCGAGCTCGCGGCGTACCGCATCATTCAGGAGTCGCTGACGAACGCCCTCAAGCACGCGTCACCGGGCGGGGTCAGGGTCGCTCTGGCCCAGCGCGAGGGGACGCTGACGGTAGAGGTGACCAGCCCGTACGGCGACCGTCCCGGGCCGCGGGCGCCCGGCTCGGGGGCCGGTCTGGTCGGGATGCGGGAGCGGGTGGCGCTGCTGGGCGGGCAGTTCGAGTCGGGACCGGTGGCCGGGGGGAACGCCGGCGGCGACGGCGGCAGGATCTGGCGGGTACGGGCCGAACTGCCCGTCGACGAAGGGAACGGCAGGGCATGA
- a CDS encoding cob(I)yrinic acid a,c-diamide adenosyltransferase translates to MVNLTRIYTRTGDQGTTALGDMSRTAKTDLRIAAYADANEANAVLGTAIALGQLPQEVVTVLVRVQNDLFDVGADLSTPVVEEPEYPPLRVEQFYIDRLEADCDRFNEQLEKLRSFILPGGTPGAALLHQACTVVRRAERSTWAALEVHGEAMNPLTATYLNRLSDLLFILARTANKEVGDVLWVPGGER, encoded by the coding sequence ATGGTCAATCTCACGCGCATCTACACCCGCACCGGCGACCAGGGCACGACCGCCCTGGGCGACATGAGCCGCACCGCCAAGACCGATCTGCGGATCGCTGCGTACGCCGACGCCAATGAGGCCAATGCCGTCCTCGGCACGGCCATCGCGCTGGGACAGCTTCCGCAAGAGGTCGTCACGGTCCTCGTCCGCGTGCAGAACGACCTGTTCGACGTGGGTGCGGACCTCTCGACGCCGGTGGTCGAGGAGCCGGAGTATCCGCCGCTGCGGGTCGAGCAGTTCTACATCGACCGTCTCGAGGCGGACTGCGACCGCTTCAACGAGCAGCTGGAGAAGCTGCGCAGCTTCATCCTGCCGGGCGGTACGCCGGGGGCGGCGCTGCTGCACCAGGCATGCACGGTCGTACGGCGCGCGGAGCGATCGACGTGGGCGGCGCTGGAGGTGCACGGGGAGGCGATGAATCCGCTCACCGCGACGTATCTCAACCGCCTGTCCGACCTCCTGTTCATTCTGGCGAGGACGGCGAACAAGGAGGTCGGGGACGTCCTCTGGGTCCCCGGCGGCGAGCGCTAA
- a CDS encoding STAS domain-containing protein, whose product MHIRGDHAELVVGGRLDVRSAADARTVLHSAVDAGAGDLVLDLTDLDSWDATGLGVIMGAHRRAGRCGRRLVLRGVPPQMQRLLVATRLHRILAIEGGIAAESLPRV is encoded by the coding sequence ATGCACATCAGGGGCGACCACGCCGAGCTGGTCGTCGGGGGCCGCCTCGACGTCCGCAGCGCGGCGGACGCCCGTACGGTCCTGCACTCGGCCGTCGACGCCGGAGCCGGCGACCTGGTGCTCGACCTGACCGACCTCGACTCCTGGGACGCCACCGGCCTGGGGGTCATCATGGGCGCACACCGCCGGGCCGGCCGGTGCGGCCGCCGGCTGGTGCTGCGCGGCGTCCCGCCCCAGATGCAAAGACTCCTGGTCGCCACCCGGCTGCACCGGATTCTTGCCATCGAAGGCGGCATCGCGGCCGAATCGCTCCCCCGGGTGTGA
- a CDS encoding SCO5389 family protein, whose amino-acid sequence MSLDVSPALLEQAERGEVDEAAFVDCVRTSLPFAWEMISSLVAQLKVDGGDFADNQTPPPDEQARGQLLRALASDAIRGALQRHFGVRLAFQNCHRVAVFPLDSSVDERLARFTSVRAQLLNQSPELRDC is encoded by the coding sequence ATGTCGCTCGACGTCTCACCGGCGCTGTTGGAACAGGCCGAGCGAGGCGAGGTCGATGAAGCTGCATTCGTCGACTGCGTCCGGACCTCCCTGCCCTTCGCATGGGAGATGATCAGTTCTCTGGTGGCTCAGCTGAAGGTGGACGGCGGCGACTTCGCCGACAACCAGACGCCTCCGCCGGACGAGCAGGCACGTGGTCAGCTGCTGCGCGCGCTCGCGAGTGACGCCATTCGCGGTGCGCTCCAGCGGCACTTCGGGGTGCGCCTGGCATTCCAGAACTGCCACCGCGTCGCGGTGTTCCCGCTGGACTCCTCGGTCGATGAACGGCTTGCCCGCTTCACCTCCGTACGGGCCCAGTTGCTCAACCAGTCGCCCGAACTGCGCGACTGCTGA
- a CDS encoding ATP-binding protein, translating to MNNDSFGDGAGQARPPRDTGAPDFKKSAPAPARTVQLVAGDFLLTVNPVDGSEIEPCPPGQLPTRPGRHSEAERTERQRAAQPPVPAGPAAPRLPLLERGEERERLVRLLGHGRSVRLTGPAGSGRSALLDIVAEDCANVAPDGVVRLSGHHRTPAELLHELFAAVHSASRYRPDRAALLGHVKDIGAIVVLDDLEFGGAALGELLDAAPECAFLVAVTPDVAAPEADSHLEEVVLAGLGRSASLELLQRTVERPLTEDESNWAGDLWFESEGLPLRFVQAGALLRQCDSLRPDPETLDDCTPFDGVQEVEVPLPTLGEGAAPAARLASRLSESARETLRFAVALGGEVPHQAHLPALVGDTHADAALGELMSCGLLTPVGSRYRLASGVLAQLTEKGYADEAAAHAHTAAQHYAWWAGHPSVTPERAVAEADAVLAALSMLVPGKEAGHPSAAVLLARSAGPAFAAGLHWSAWERALRAGSEAARITGEVAEEAYFHHELGVLALCTGNLDRARAELETSIGMRGALSDKRGTVAGRRALALVEDRSGGAAPARTPAVDEVTAEQSATPHGGVPAPVLSLGRGIGGAKDEEEPATLLARQTPSGGGAKPGRRLTVFGGARRNLIAAGAGALLAAVLGTVVTLGATSDHRDPPSNKVRNGQSANEDDGSNGLDVDEPADGSTSPGGAPADDPKKPDPVTPGTSSPTGDASTPGGGPSSGLSTPGKPTTSGNPPRPTSKPTPTKSTTPSQPGTPTTPPTSPSPTPTPSTSSSSGGESSASTPMTSSSAPSDSGSAPVI from the coding sequence ATGAACAACGACAGTTTCGGCGATGGCGCGGGCCAGGCCCGGCCCCCGCGCGACACCGGCGCCCCGGACTTCAAGAAGTCGGCGCCCGCGCCCGCGCGCACCGTCCAGCTCGTCGCGGGCGACTTCCTGCTCACCGTCAATCCCGTCGACGGCAGCGAGATAGAGCCCTGCCCGCCAGGGCAGCTGCCCACCCGGCCGGGCCGGCACAGTGAGGCCGAGCGCACCGAGCGGCAGCGCGCGGCTCAGCCGCCCGTACCGGCAGGGCCTGCCGCGCCGCGGCTCCCGCTGCTGGAGCGCGGTGAGGAGCGCGAGCGGCTGGTACGGCTGCTCGGCCACGGCCGCTCGGTCCGGCTCACCGGGCCCGCGGGCTCCGGGCGCAGTGCCCTGCTCGACATCGTCGCCGAGGACTGCGCGAACGTCGCGCCCGACGGGGTCGTACGCCTGAGCGGCCATCACCGCACCCCCGCCGAGCTGCTCCACGAGCTGTTCGCCGCCGTCCACAGCGCCTCCCGCTACCGGCCGGACCGTGCCGCACTGCTCGGACACGTCAAGGACATCGGCGCGATCGTCGTCCTCGACGACCTGGAGTTCGGCGGCGCAGCCCTCGGCGAGCTGCTCGACGCCGCGCCCGAGTGTGCCTTCCTGGTCGCGGTCACACCCGACGTCGCCGCACCCGAGGCGGACTCGCACCTCGAAGAGGTCGTCCTCGCCGGACTGGGCCGAAGCGCCTCGCTGGAGCTGCTGCAGCGCACCGTGGAGCGGCCGCTCACCGAGGACGAGTCGAACTGGGCGGGCGACCTCTGGTTCGAGTCCGAGGGCCTGCCGCTGCGTTTCGTCCAGGCGGGCGCGTTGCTGCGCCAGTGCGACAGCCTGCGCCCGGACCCGGAGACCCTCGACGACTGCACGCCCTTCGACGGCGTCCAGGAAGTCGAGGTACCGCTGCCGACGCTGGGGGAGGGGGCCGCCCCCGCTGCCCGGCTCGCCTCCCGGCTGAGCGAGTCCGCCCGCGAGACCTTGCGCTTCGCGGTCGCGCTGGGCGGTGAGGTCCCGCACCAGGCGCATCTGCCGGCGCTCGTCGGGGACACCCACGCGGACGCCGCGCTCGGTGAGCTGATGAGCTGCGGCCTGCTTACGCCGGTCGGTTCGCGCTACCGGCTCGCGTCCGGTGTGCTGGCGCAGCTGACGGAGAAGGGCTACGCCGACGAGGCGGCCGCCCATGCCCACACCGCCGCCCAGCACTACGCCTGGTGGGCCGGGCACCCGTCCGTCACCCCGGAGCGGGCGGTGGCCGAGGCCGACGCCGTCCTCGCCGCGCTCAGCATGCTGGTGCCGGGCAAGGAAGCCGGACACCCCAGCGCGGCCGTACTGCTCGCCCGCAGCGCGGGACCCGCCTTTGCGGCGGGCCTGCACTGGAGCGCTTGGGAGCGGGCCCTGCGGGCAGGCTCCGAAGCCGCCCGTATCACGGGCGAGGTGGCCGAAGAGGCGTACTTCCACCATGAGCTGGGCGTCCTCGCACTCTGCACCGGAAACCTGGACCGGGCGCGCGCCGAACTGGAGACTTCCATCGGCATGCGCGGCGCGCTCTCCGACAAGCGCGGCACCGTCGCGGGGCGCAGGGCGCTCGCGCTCGTCGAGGACCGCTCCGGCGGAGCTGCCCCCGCACGTACCCCGGCGGTCGATGAGGTAACGGCCGAACAGTCGGCGACGCCGCACGGAGGCGTACCGGCGCCCGTGCTGTCGCTCGGCCGCGGCATCGGAGGGGCGAAGGACGAAGAGGAGCCCGCGACGCTGCTGGCACGGCAGACGCCGTCCGGGGGAGGCGCGAAGCCGGGCCGCCGCCTCACCGTCTTCGGCGGCGCACGGCGCAACCTGATCGCCGCGGGCGCGGGCGCACTGCTCGCCGCCGTGCTCGGCACGGTGGTGACGCTCGGGGCGACCTCGGACCACCGGGACCCACCGAGCAACAAGGTCAGGAACGGCCAGTCGGCGAACGAGGACGACGGCAGCAACGGCCTGGACGTGGACGAGCCCGCGGACGGTTCGACCAGCCCGGGCGGCGCACCCGCGGACGACCCGAAGAAGCCGGACCCGGTGACGCCCGGGACGAGTTCGCCGACGGGTGACGCGTCGACGCCGGGCGGAGGGCCGTCGTCGGGGCTGTCGACACCGGGGAAGCCGACGACATCGGGTAATCCGCCTCGGCCCACCAGTAAGCCGACGCCAACCAAGTCGACCACACCCTCGCAGCCGGGCACACCGACGACTCCGCCCACCTCGCCCTCACCCACACCGACGCCGTCCACGTCGTCGTCCTCGGGCGGCGAGAGCTCGGCCAGCACCCCGATGACCAGCAGCTCCGCTCCCTCGGATTCCGGCAGCGCACCCGTCATCTGA
- a CDS encoding response regulator transcription factor, which translates to MTIRVLVAEDQSAVRAGLVLILRSAPDIEVVGEAADGEEAVRLARELCPELVLMDIQMPRLDGVSATRQIAAEQLSDVLVLTTFDLDEYVFGALRAGAAGFLLKSTEAEDLLDAVRTVARGEGLIAPAVTRRLIAEFAAPTPVRRPGAPDPAVLDVLTRREREVLSCLGEGLSNAEIAVRLDMAEATAKTHMSRLLAKLELRSRVQAAVLAQELGI; encoded by the coding sequence ATGACCATCCGGGTACTGGTCGCGGAGGACCAGAGCGCCGTACGCGCAGGCCTGGTCCTCATCCTGCGCAGCGCACCCGACATCGAGGTCGTGGGCGAAGCCGCGGACGGCGAGGAAGCGGTGCGGCTGGCCCGCGAACTGTGTCCGGAACTGGTGCTGATGGACATTCAGATGCCGCGCCTGGACGGGGTCTCGGCGACCCGTCAGATCGCCGCCGAGCAGCTTTCCGACGTACTGGTACTGACCACCTTCGATCTGGACGAGTACGTCTTCGGGGCGCTGCGGGCAGGGGCCGCGGGCTTTCTGCTGAAGAGCACCGAAGCGGAGGATCTACTCGATGCGGTGCGCACGGTGGCGCGTGGTGAGGGGCTGATCGCGCCGGCCGTCACACGCAGGCTGATCGCGGAGTTCGCCGCGCCGACGCCGGTACGCAGGCCGGGGGCGCCCGACCCCGCGGTGCTCGATGTGCTCACCCGGCGCGAGCGTGAGGTGCTGTCATGCCTGGGCGAGGGCTTGTCGAACGCCGAGATCGCCGTACGTCTCGACATGGCGGAGGCGACGGCGAAGACCCATATGAGCAGGCTGCTGGCAAAGCTCGAGCTGCGCAGCAGGGTACAAGCGGCTGTCCTGGCACAGGAGTTGGGGATCTGA
- a CDS encoding 3-hydroxyacyl-CoA dehydrogenase family protein — MARKLAVIGAGLMGSGIAQVSAQAGWDVVLRDVTDAALTRGTDGIKASYDKFVSKGKLEAADADAALARITTTTDLDAAADADIVVEAVFEKLEVKHEIFRTLDKLVREDAVLASNTSAIPITKIAAVTERPDRVVGAHFFSPVPMMQLCELVRGYKTSDETLATTREFAESVGKTCIVVNRDVAGFVTTRLIAALVVEAAKLYESGVASAEDIDIACKLGFGHAMGPLATADLTGVDILLHATSNIYTESQDEKFAPPELMRRMVDAGDIGRKSGQGFYKH; from the coding sequence GTGGCCAGGAAGCTCGCCGTCATCGGGGCCGGACTCATGGGGTCCGGCATCGCGCAGGTCTCTGCCCAGGCGGGCTGGGACGTCGTGCTGCGCGATGTCACCGACGCGGCTCTGACCCGTGGCACGGACGGCATCAAGGCCTCGTACGACAAGTTCGTCTCCAAGGGCAAGCTCGAAGCGGCCGACGCCGACGCCGCCTTGGCGCGCATCACCACGACCACCGACCTGGACGCCGCCGCCGACGCGGACATCGTCGTCGAGGCGGTCTTCGAGAAGCTCGAGGTCAAGCACGAGATCTTCCGTACGCTCGACAAGCTCGTACGGGAGGACGCCGTCCTCGCCTCCAACACCTCAGCCATCCCGATCACGAAGATCGCCGCGGTGACGGAGCGTCCGGACCGCGTGGTCGGTGCGCACTTCTTCTCGCCCGTCCCGATGATGCAGCTGTGCGAGCTGGTGCGCGGCTACAAGACGAGCGACGAAACCCTCGCCACCACGCGGGAGTTCGCCGAGTCCGTCGGCAAGACCTGCATCGTCGTCAACCGCGACGTCGCCGGGTTTGTCACCACCCGTCTCATCGCGGCACTGGTCGTCGAGGCCGCGAAGCTGTACGAATCGGGCGTAGCGTCCGCCGAGGACATCGACATCGCCTGCAAGCTGGGCTTCGGCCACGCCATGGGGCCGCTCGCCACCGCCGATCTGACGGGCGTGGACATCCTGCTGCACGCCACGAGCAACATCTACACCGAGTCCCAGGACGAGAAGTTCGCCCCGCCGGAGCTGATGCGCCGGATGGTGGACGCCGGTGACATCGGACGCAAGAGCGGGCAGGGCTTCTACAAGCACTGA
- a CDS encoding LLM class flavin-dependent oxidoreductase translates to MRVGTFVLAAQFPGQGQGEALHRAVRSAEVAEESGLDSVWLAEHHFVPYGVCPSAVTLAALLLGRTRRIRVGTAVSVLPSAHPVALGEQAALLHLTSGGRFSLGVGRGGPWVDLEVFGTGLAAYERGFPESLDLLLRWLREPRVATRGERFTFREVPVVPRPDELIDGPAGGPEVIVACTSPKSVKLAAERAAPMLLGMHCGDEEKADMVALWRTHALAAGHPPEKVHGAGHVSAGVAQIEDRSADATETLVKAMPGWLKQGLDAHVTVDGRHRAMRDPVAYTELLCGLHPVGPPRLAADRLAATAERTGITRFALLAEGSGDLAATEENVRRLGTEVLPLLG, encoded by the coding sequence ATGCGCGTGGGAACTTTTGTACTGGCGGCCCAATTCCCGGGCCAGGGGCAGGGGGAGGCTCTGCATCGAGCGGTGCGGTCCGCCGAGGTCGCGGAGGAGTCCGGGCTCGATTCGGTCTGGCTCGCGGAGCACCATTTCGTGCCGTACGGCGTGTGCCCGTCGGCTGTGACCCTCGCCGCCCTGCTGCTCGGCCGCACCCGGCGCATCCGCGTCGGCACGGCCGTGAGCGTGCTGCCGAGCGCCCATCCAGTGGCGCTGGGCGAGCAGGCGGCGCTACTGCATCTGACGAGCGGAGGCAGGTTCTCCCTCGGCGTGGGCCGCGGCGGCCCCTGGGTCGATCTGGAGGTCTTCGGCACAGGTCTCGCCGCGTACGAGAGGGGCTTTCCCGAGTCCCTGGACCTGCTGCTGCGCTGGCTGCGCGAACCCCGTGTCGCCACCCGGGGGGAACGGTTCACCTTCCGCGAAGTCCCGGTCGTACCAAGGCCGGACGAGCTGATCGACGGCCCCGCCGGGGGCCCCGAGGTGATCGTCGCCTGTACGTCCCCGAAGAGCGTGAAGCTCGCCGCCGAACGCGCAGCGCCGATGCTGCTCGGGATGCACTGCGGCGACGAGGAGAAGGCGGACATGGTCGCACTCTGGCGAACGCACGCGCTCGCCGCGGGACATCCGCCCGAGAAAGTCCACGGCGCCGGACATGTGTCGGCCGGAGTGGCCCAGATCGAGGACCGCTCGGCCGACGCCACGGAGACTCTGGTCAAGGCGATGCCCGGCTGGCTCAAGCAGGGCCTGGACGCCCATGTGACGGTCGACGGGCGCCACCGCGCCATGCGGGACCCCGTGGCATACACGGAACTGCTGTGCGGGCTGCACCCGGTGGGCCCGCCACGGCTCGCAGCGGACCGGCTCGCGGCCACCGCGGAACGGACAGGGATCACCCGCTTCGCCCTGCTCGCCGAGGGCTCCGGCGACCTCGCCGCCACCGAGGAGAACGTGCGGCGGCTCGGCACGGAAGTGCTGCCCCTTCTCGGCTGA
- a CDS encoding ABC transporter permease subunit, with protein MTTPYQQQATYQQHGAPAGTYSSPIPVRSAHIGDALASEWTKIRSVRSTMWTLGVMIVLMIGIGLLSAVAVDKSDADLGDQSPLVLGFYGVLLGSICVVTLGVLTIASEFGTGMIRTTLTACPGRARVLAAKAIVFFLLVFTLTTVLAGLVAALQNSIVTTGREADGEEWFRATVGVGLFIAVLGLLALAVGTIIRHSAGAITIMIGVMLLPLVAAMFMFSPTLEDVRQALLDYAVPSLLVAFYSEGALTDTGPTGWTPLGILLGVTAVAMAGAFFSLQKRDA; from the coding sequence ATGACCACCCCGTACCAGCAGCAGGCGACGTACCAGCAGCACGGCGCGCCCGCCGGGACGTACTCCTCGCCGATTCCCGTGCGCAGTGCCCACATCGGTGACGCCCTCGCCTCCGAGTGGACCAAGATCCGTTCCGTACGCTCCACGATGTGGACGCTCGGCGTCATGATCGTGCTGATGATCGGCATCGGCTTGCTGTCCGCGGTGGCGGTCGACAAGTCCGACGCCGATCTGGGTGACCAGTCGCCCCTCGTCCTCGGCTTCTACGGTGTCCTGCTCGGCTCCATCTGCGTGGTCACCCTGGGCGTGCTGACCATCGCGTCCGAGTTCGGCACGGGCATGATCCGCACGACGCTGACGGCGTGCCCCGGCCGTGCGCGGGTGCTCGCCGCCAAGGCGATCGTCTTCTTCCTTCTCGTCTTCACCCTGACCACGGTGCTCGCAGGACTCGTCGCCGCGCTGCAGAACAGCATCGTCACCACCGGCCGTGAGGCGGACGGTGAGGAGTGGTTCCGCGCAACGGTGGGAGTGGGCCTGTTCATCGCCGTCCTCGGGCTGCTGGCCCTCGCCGTCGGCACGATCATCCGGCACTCCGCGGGCGCGATCACCATCATGATCGGCGTGATGCTGCTGCCGCTCGTGGCGGCGATGTTCATGTTCTCGCCGACGCTCGAGGACGTGCGGCAGGCCCTGCTGGACTACGCGGTCCCGAGCCTGCTCGTCGCGTTCTACAGCGAGGGCGCGCTGACCGACACCGGCCCGACCGGCTGGACCCCACTCGGGATCCTCCTCGGGGTGACGGCCGTGGCGATGGCGGGCGCGTTCTTCTCGCTCCAGAAGCGCGACGCCTGA
- the nucS gene encoding endonuclease NucS yields the protein MRLVIARCSVDYAGRLTAHLPSAARLILVKADGSVSIHADDRAYKPLNWMSPPCTLKEGDDSVWTVINKAGEKLIITMEEILHDSSHELGVDPGLIKDGVEAHLQELLADRIETLGEGYSLIRREYPTAIGPVDILCRDSDGATVAVEIKRRGEIDGVEQLTRYLELLNRDPHLAPVKGLFAAQEIKPQARVLATDRGIGCVVLDYDALRGIEDDKLRLF from the coding sequence ATGCGTCTTGTCATCGCCCGCTGCTCCGTGGATTACGCGGGCCGGCTCACCGCCCACCTGCCCTCCGCTGCCCGTCTGATCCTGGTCAAGGCGGATGGCAGCGTCTCGATCCACGCGGACGACAGGGCGTACAAACCCCTGAACTGGATGTCCCCTCCATGCACGCTCAAGGAGGGTGACGACAGCGTCTGGACCGTCATCAACAAAGCGGGCGAGAAACTGATCATCACGATGGAGGAAATCCTCCATGACTCCTCGCACGAACTGGGCGTGGACCCCGGCCTGATCAAGGACGGCGTGGAGGCGCATCTGCAGGAACTGCTCGCGGACCGCATCGAAACGCTGGGCGAGGGCTACAGCCTGATCCGGCGCGAATACCCCACGGCCATCGGCCCGGTGGACATCCTGTGCCGCGACTCGGACGGCGCGACGGTGGCCGTCGAGATCAAGCGGCGCGGCGAGATCGACGGCGTCGAACAGCTCACGCGCTACCTGGAACTGCTCAACCGGGACCCGCATCTGGCGCCGGTGAAGGGCCTGTTCGCGGCGCAGGAGATCAAGCCGCAGGCACGGGTGCTGGCGACGGACCGCGGGATCGGGTGCGTGGTGCTGGACTACGACGCGCTGCGGGGCATCGAGGACGACAAGCTCCGGCTGTTCTGA
- a CDS encoding ATP/GTP-binding protein codes for MSPRRNRPRGGEKPTEPAGEPGERYGGLGRSESWQGENWSVRHVAGASAAGKRYRCPGCDQEIPSGVPHVVAWPEHGGGVEDRRHWHKACWNAKDRRTTRVQRSRNAPRY; via the coding sequence GTGTCCCCGCGCCGCAACCGCCCCCGAGGCGGCGAGAAGCCGACCGAGCCTGCCGGCGAGCCGGGCGAGAGGTACGGCGGCCTCGGCCGGAGCGAGTCCTGGCAGGGTGAGAACTGGTCGGTCCGCCATGTCGCGGGCGCAAGTGCCGCAGGCAAGAGGTATCGCTGTCCGGGATGCGACCAGGAGATCCCCTCGGGGGTGCCCCATGTGGTCGCCTGGCCGGAGCACGGCGGCGGAGTCGAGGACCGGCGGCACTGGCACAAGGCCTGCTGGAACGCGAAAGACCGCCGCACCACGCGGGTGCAGCGGTCCCGTAACGCGCCCAGGTACTGA